From the Bacillota bacterium genome, the window GCGGCGCCAAAGGCGATAATGAAGGCCGAGCGGGCATGGGAGACAGTCCATCGCAATGGTAAACGTAGCCATACATGCTCTGAGCCGCGACGTTTCGCAACACGCCACGCCAAGGCCCATTTGCGGAACTACTGCGGCACAGTTCCGATTGTTGACAGGGCATCATAGGTATGATAACTTTCAAGGGTGACCATGATGCGCCCCCTGTGACGAGGGGCGCTATTCGTGCCGCAGGGAGGTCGCGATAATGCGCGAAGGTATCACGCTCCAGTGCACCGACTGCAAGAGCAGGAATTACCAGACCACGAAGAACAAGCGGAATGACCCAGACCGCATCGAGCGGAAGAAGTACTGCCGGGTCTGCAGGGCTCACACTTTACACAAGGAAACCCGCTAGGATATAATCTAGGCGTGTTTCGCAGGGGAGGGATCCAATTCATGGCTTCCGAGGCCAAGCCGGCTCCTTTGGCCCGCGTGGGCAACTTATTCGGCCGGATCGGCAAGTTTCTCCGGGAGGTCCGGGCGGAGTTCAAGCGAGTCCAGTGGCCGAGCCGTAAGGAGCTGACGATCTACACAATCGTGGTCATAAGCTCCGTTGCCGTGGTGGCCGTGTTCCTCGGGCTCATAGACTTGGGCCTGTCCGTCCTGGTGAACACGATCATCAAGGCGGCCGCCTGAGCGAGCGCGTGATTGCGATGGGTGCCGAGAAACAGTGGTATGTGATCCACACTTACTCCGGGTACGAGAATAAGGTCAAGGCCAATCTCGAGCGCCGGGTCAAGACGATGGAGAAGGAAGACAAGATCTTCCGTGTGCTCGTCCCTGTGGAAGAAGAGTCGGAGTACAAAGAAGGCAAGAAGAAGATCACCAAGCGCAAGATCTTCCCAGGGTACGTACTCGTGGAGATGGTGATGGGCGATGACTCGTGGTACGTCGTCCGGAACACTCCGGGCGTAACCGGGTTCGTCGGGTCCGGGAACAAGCCCATACCGCTTCAGGAGGAAGAGGCTCGGGCCATTCTCCGTCAAATGGGGGTCGAGGAGCCTAAGCCCCGAATCGACTACGAACTGGGCGAGACTGTCCGCGTGACCTCCGGTCCGTTCCAGAACTTCGCTGGCATCATCCAGGAAGTCCACCCTGACCGGGGCAAGCTCAGGGTGCTGGTCTCGATGTTCGGGCGGGAGACC encodes:
- the rpmG gene encoding 50S ribosomal protein L33 translates to MREGITLQCTDCKSRNYQTTKNKRNDPDRIERKKYCRVCRAHTLHKETR
- the secE gene encoding preprotein translocase subunit SecE, whose product is MASEAKPAPLARVGNLFGRIGKFLREVRAEFKRVQWPSRKELTIYTIVVISSVAVVAVFLGLIDLGLSVLVNTIIKAAA
- the nusG gene encoding transcription termination/antitermination protein NusG; this encodes MGAEKQWYVIHTYSGYENKVKANLERRVKTMEKEDKIFRVLVPVEEESEYKEGKKKITKRKIFPGYVLVEMVMGDDSWYVVRNTPGVTGFVGSGNKPIPLQEEEARAILRQMGVEEPKPRIDYELGETVRVTSGPFQNFAGIIQEVHPDRGKLRVLVSMFGRETPVELDFGQVERY